Within Actinosynnema pretiosum, the genomic segment CGAGGTGCCGCCGATGACCCGCAGACCGGCGCTGATCGGGGCCTTCGGGCTCGTCGCGCTCGCCGTCGCGCTCGCGCTCGGGCTGGACGCCGTCCCGCTCACCTCCGGCACCCGCTACCGCGCCGAGTTCGCCGAGGCCGCCGGGCTCGAACCCGACGACGAGGTCCGGGTGTCCGGCATGAAGGTCGGCGAGGTGTCCCGCGTCGAGCTGCGCGGCGACCGGGTGCTCGTGGAGTTCCGGGTGCGCGGGCTGGCGCTCGGCGACCGCAGCACCGCCGACATCCGCATCAAGACGCTGCTGGGGCAGAAGTTCCTGGCACTGGGCAGCGCGGGGCGCGACCCGCTCGACCCGGCCACGCCCATCCCGCTGGAGCGCACCACCTCGCCCTACGACGTGGTCGACGCGTTCAACGGGCTCGCGGGCACCCTCGGCGACCTGGACGCCGAGCAGCTCGCGGAGAGCTTCCGGGTCCTGTCCGACTCCTTCCGCGACACCCCCGAGCACGTCCGGGGCGCGCTGGACGGCCTGACCTCGTTGTCCCGCACCATCTCCACCCGCGACCAGGAGCTGCGCACCCTGCTCGACGGGACCGAGCAGGTGAGCGGGGCGCTCGCCGAGCGGGCCGACGACGTCACCGCGATCGTCGAGGACGGCAACCGGCTGCTCGCCGAGATCAACCGGCGGCGCGCCGCCATCAGCGGCCTGCTGGACGGGGCCCGCGAGCTCTCCCGCCAGCTGAGCGGACTGGTGGCGGACAACGACGCGCGGCTGCGGCCCGCGCTGGAGCAGGTCGAGCGGGTCACCGACCTGCTGCGCCGCGAGCAGGCCGCGTTCGAGCGCGGGCTCTCCCTGGCCGGGCCGTACTACCGGCTGCTCTCCGACGCCACCGGCGCCGGGCCGTGGGTCGACACCTACGTGTGCGGCCTGGTCGTCACCACCGAGCGGCGCGACTGCCCCACCGGGGGGCGCTGATGTTCCGGAGCGTGGCGCAGCGGCGGCGGTACGCGCTCCTCGCGCGGGTGATGGTCCTGGTGCTGCTGGCGGCGACGGCCGTGTGGTGGGTCTTCCTGCAACCGCAGGGAATCCGGTTCACCGCGCGCTTCGCGTCCGCCGTCGGCGTGTACCCGGAGTCGGACGTGCGGGTGCTCGGCGTGCGGGTCGGGCGGGTGCTGTCCGTCGTGCCGGAGCGGGACTCGGTGCGCGTGGAGGTCGAGCTGGACCACGGGGTGCGGGTGCCCGCCGACGTCCGGGCCGCCGTGGTCGCGCCGTCCGTCGTCGCCGACCGGTACCTCCAGCTCACCCCCGCCCACACCGGCGGCGAGCCGCTGGCCGCCGGTGCGGTGGTGCCGCTGGAGCGCACCGCCGCGAGCATCGAGCTGGACCAGCTGTACGGCAGCCTGGAGCGGCTGCTCGACGCGCTCGGACCGGACGGCGCCAACCGAGGGGGCGCGCTGTCCGACCTGCTCGGCACCGGCGCGTCCGCGCTCGACGGGAACGGCGCCAGGCTCGGGGAGGCGGTGCGGGAGCTGGCGTCCGCGACGCGCGTGCTCTCCGGGTCGCGCGACGACCTGTTCGGCGCGGTCGACCACCTGGAGGAGTTCACCGGGGCGCTGGCGTCGGTGGACGAGCAGGTCGGGCTGCTGGCCGGGCAGCTGGCCGACGTCGCCGGGTTCTTCGCCGCCGAGCGCGGCGACCTGGAGGCGCTGCTGGGGGAGCTGGCCTCCGCGCTGGAGGCGGTGCGCGGCTTCGTGGGCGACAACCGGGGGCGGCTCAAGTCCACCGTGGACGACCTGGCCGAGCTGACCGGGGTGCTGGCCGCGCAGCGCGGGTCGCTGGACGAGGCGATCCGCTCCGCGCCCCGCGCGCTGCACAACGTGATCGACGCCTACGACCCGGAGAGCGGGCGGCTGACCGTGCGGGCCAACCTCACCGAGTTCGTGTCCGACCTGCTCAGCGTGCCGGGAGGTCCGAGGTGAGGCCGTCGCGGTGGACCGCCCTCGTGGCGGTGCTGGTGCTGCTCGCCGGGTGCTCGGGGATGCCCAGCGCCTACGACCTGCCGCTGCCCGGCGGGGCGGACGTGGGGGACCGGCCGTACCGGGTGACCGTCGAGTTCGACGACGCGCTCGACCTGGTGCCGCAGGCCGCGGTGAAGGTCGCCGACGTGCCGGTGGGGCGGGTGGAGGAGATCGGGCTGTCCGAGGACGGGTCGGTCGCGCTGGTGCGGCTGCTGGTGAACGGGGACGTGCGGCTGCCCGTCGACGCCAGAGGGCTGCTGCGGCAGTCCTCGCTGCTGGGGGAGAAGTACGTGGAGCTCGCGGCAGGCGACGGCGGGGCGGGTGGCGGGGGAGCGGGCGCGCTGGTGGACGGCGCGGTCGTGCCGGTGGCGCGCACCAACCGCAACCCCGAGGTGGAGGAGGTGCTCGGCGCGCTGTCCATGCTGCTCAACGGCGGCGGCATCGGGCAGGTCCAGGACATCTCCCGCGAGCTGGGCGCCGCCTTCGACGGCAACACCGAGCAGGCCCGCTCGCTGCTGTCCACCGCGGACGAGTTCGTGCGGCGGCTGGACGAGCGGCGCGCGGACATCACGCGGGCCGTGGACGGGCTGGCCCGGTTGTCCGCGGTGCTCGAGGCGCAGGAGCCCGGCATCGCCGAGGTCCTGGACGGCCTGGAACCCGGCCTGCGGGTGCTGGAGGAGCAGCGCGGGCAGCTCGTCGGGCTGCTCGGCGCGCTCGACCGGCTCTCCGGCGTCGCCGTCGACACCGTGGAGAACTCGCGCGAGGACCTCGTCGCCGACCTCGAGGCGCTCGAACCGGTGCTGCGCGAGCTCGCCGAGGCGGGCCAGGACCTGCCCCGGTCGCTGGAGCTGCTGCTCACGTTCCCCTTCACCGACGCGGTGCTCGACGGCGTCAAGGGCGACTACCTCAACACCTACCTGGAGCTGAAGGGCGGTCCGAGGTGAGGGGCGTGCGGGTCAGGATCGCGCTGTTCGTGGTGATCGCCCTGGTGGGCACCGGGTTCACCGGCGCCCGCTACGCCGGGCTCGTTCCGGGCGACGAGTACCCCGTGCACGTGCGGCTGGCCAGGACCGGCGGGCTGTTCGCGGGCGGCGAGGTCACCCACCGGGGGGTGCGGGTCGGGCGGGTCGACCGGGTGCGGCTGGTCGACGGGGTCGTGCAGGCCGACCTGCTGATCGACGGCGGCGTCGCCATCCCGCGCGCGGCGCGGGCGGTGGTGGCCAACCGGTCCGCCGTCGGCGAGCAGTACCTGGACTTCGCGCCCGGCGGCGGGTCCGAGAGCGGGGACCTCGCCGAGGGCGAGGTCGTGCCGATCGGGCGGACCGCGCTGCCGCCGCCGGTGGAGGGCGTGCTCACCGAGCTGGACGACCTGGCCAGGTCCGTGCCGCAGGAGGCGCTGCGCACCGTCGTGGACGAGCTGGACCTCGCGCTCCGCGACACCGGACCGGACCTCGGGCTGCTGCTCGACAGCGTCCGCGACCTCACCGCCACGGCGGGCGAGCACCTGCCGCGCACGAGCGCGCTGCTGCGCGACGCCGGGACCGTGCTGGACACCCAGCTCGACCAGGCCGCCGCCATCACCTCGTTCGCCGGGTCCGCCGCCCAGGTCGCCGCCGCGCTGGAGCGCGGTGACGCCGACCTGCGGCGGGTGGTCGGGGCCGGGCCCGGCGTCGGCGAGCAGGTCGGCGGGCTGGTGCGGGAGAGCGGCGGCGGGCTCGGCGCCACCGTGGCGAACCTCGTCACCACCGCCGACGTGCTGCTGCGCGGGCAGGGCGAGCTGGAGCAGCTCCTGGTGTCCCTGCCGCGCGCCGTCGAGGTCGGGCAGTCGGTGTACTCCGGCGGCGCCGTCTCCCTCGGCCTCGCGCTCACCTTCTTCGAGCCGCCGCCGTGCACCCAGGGCTACGAGGCGACCGCGCGGCGTGGCGCGCTCGACACCGGACCCGCCGCCTTCAACGCGGACGCCGCCTGCACCCTGCCGAGGTGAGCGCGCCGGTGGAGGGCAACCCTTCGGCGGTGTGAGATTGCTCCAACCGTCGCAACCGGTTACGCCTGTCGGAATTGTCGGCCTGGTCAACCATGATGATCACATGACCTACGAACCGTTCCCCGGCGGCGAAGGCGCCGTTGTGGGAATCGAATCCCTCACCCTGGACGGCGCCAGGCACTACTTCGCCTTCAACTACCCCTCCGACTCCGTGCTGTCCCCGCTGATCGACGACGCGGCGGCCATGGCCGAGTTCGCGGCCGAGCACTTCACCCAGACCGACGGCGAGCACGACGCCGCCTACTGGGCCGAGCTGGTCGAGATCGCCGACGAGGAGTCGGGGCTCGCCGAGTTCGAGAACACGTTCTTCGAGAGCGAGGAGCTGGAGCGCGGCGAGACCACCTACCACCTGCGCTACCTGCTCGGCGCGGCCTGCGCGTGGGACAGCGCGATCCTGAAGGACGCCGAGGTGCTCGCCGCGCTCGACCGGCTCGGGCTCGGGCACGAGTGGGACGACCTCGACAAGTGCACCGAGCTCGACGGCGCCGACGCCGAGTACGTGGTGGAGCGCTACTTCGAGCACATCGGTGAGCTGCTGGAGAGCAGCTGGCGCACGGCCTTCGCCCCGCTGTTCGACCGCTGACGGCGGGCTGACCCGCGTCGGGGGCGCGGAGCGGTCGCGGGGAGGGGGCCGGGAACGGGTTGGCCGGTCGCGCAGGTACCGGCCAACCGCTCCCACGACGCCCCTCCGAACCCGGACCGCCCCGGTTCCGCTCCGCTCGCGCCGTGCGCCGGGGGCCCGCAAAACCGTTCGGCCGCAAGCGATCCCCCTGCTAGCTTCGCGCCCATGCCGCTGCCCGCCGCCGACACCGAGGCCCGGTTCGCCGCGCTCACCCCGGAGGAGCTGCTGCCCGGCGTCGCCGAGCTCGCGCGGCGCCTGGGGCTGACCGCCGCCCCCGAGCGCTTCGCCTCCGGGTCGCTCCCGGTCTACTCGGTCGGCCACGACCACGTGCTCAAGCTCTTCCCCGCGCTGCACCTCTCGGAGGTCGCCGCGGAGCGGGACGTCCTGGCCGCCGTGCACGGCAGGCTCCCGGCGCCCACGCCCGAACTCCTCGGCTCCGGGGAGTTCCAGGGCTGGGGGTACGTCCACATGGGACGGTTGCACGGCGACGAGGTCCACCTGCGGTGGCCCCTGCTGGGCGCCGCCGAGCGGGCCGACCTCGCCCACCGGGTCGGCGAGTGCCTCGCCGCGCTGCACGAGATCCCCTCGCCGGTCGCCGAACCCGCCGACTGGGCCGCGTTCACCGCGCGGCAGCGCGCGGGCTGCGTCGAGCGGCAGCGGGCGCGCGGGCTCGCGGAGCGGTGGGTCGAGCAGATCCCCGACTTCCTCGACTCCGTCGACCTCGGCGCGGAGCCGCGGGTCCTCGCGCACACCGAGGTCATGGGCGCCCACCTGCTCACGAGCGGCGGCAGGCTCACCGGGCTGTTCGACTTCGAGCCCGCCATGCCCGCCGCGCGCGAGTACGAGTTCGTCGCCACCGGCGTCTTCCTCACGCGCGGCGACCGGGCCGCCAACCGGGCGCTGCTCGCCGGGTACGGGCGCGAGGTCGACCCGCGCCGCGTCATGGCCTACACCCTGCTGCACGTGTGCTCGAACCTGCCCTGGTACCTCAGGGAGGCGCCGAGCCGCGCCACCACGTTCGACGGCCTGGCGCAGGACTGGTTCGGCGGCTGACCGTCAGCCGAGCGCCTCGACGTAGGCCCACGCCCCGTCGACCCGGCGGAACACGCTCCGCTCGTGCAGCTCCTCCCGGCCGCCCGACCAGCGGTAGTGCGCCCGGAACTCCACCTCGCCCTCGGCGTCCAGCACGCCCCCGCCGGTCCACGACAGCACCTCCAGGTGCAGCCACCTCTGCCCCGGCTCCAGCTCCAGCGCCTCCGGTCGGGTGTCCGGGTGCCAGGTGCGCAGCAGGTAGTCGGTGTCGCCCACCGCGAACGCGCAGTAGCGCGAGCGCATCAGCGCCACGGCCGTCGGCGCGCGCTCGCCGCCGTGGTAGCGGGCGCAGCACTCGTCGTACGGGGAACCGGAACCGCAGGGGCAGCGCATGGGCACAGTAAAGCGGCCACCCTCCCCGGCTGGCG encodes:
- a CDS encoding aminoglycoside phosphotransferase family protein, with translation MPLPAADTEARFAALTPEELLPGVAELARRLGLTAAPERFASGSLPVYSVGHDHVLKLFPALHLSEVAAERDVLAAVHGRLPAPTPELLGSGEFQGWGYVHMGRLHGDEVHLRWPLLGAAERADLAHRVGECLAALHEIPSPVAEPADWAAFTARQRAGCVERQRARGLAERWVEQIPDFLDSVDLGAEPRVLAHTEVMGAHLLTSGGRLTGLFDFEPAMPAAREYEFVATGVFLTRGDRAANRALLAGYGREVDPRRVMAYTLLHVCSNLPWYLREAPSRATTFDGLAQDWFGG
- a CDS encoding YchJ family protein — protein: MRCPCGSGSPYDECCARYHGGERAPTAVALMRSRYCAFAVGDTDYLLRTWHPDTRPEALELEPGQRWLHLEVLSWTGGGVLDAEGEVEFRAHYRWSGGREELHERSVFRRVDGAWAYVEALG
- a CDS encoding MCE family protein codes for the protein MRVRIALFVVIALVGTGFTGARYAGLVPGDEYPVHVRLARTGGLFAGGEVTHRGVRVGRVDRVRLVDGVVQADLLIDGGVAIPRAARAVVANRSAVGEQYLDFAPGGGSESGDLAEGEVVPIGRTALPPPVEGVLTELDDLARSVPQEALRTVVDELDLALRDTGPDLGLLLDSVRDLTATAGEHLPRTSALLRDAGTVLDTQLDQAAAITSFAGSAAQVAAALERGDADLRRVVGAGPGVGEQVGGLVRESGGGLGATVANLVTTADVLLRGQGELEQLLVSLPRAVEVGQSVYSGGAVSLGLALTFFEPPPCTQGYEATARRGALDTGPAAFNADAACTLPR
- a CDS encoding MCE family protein: MRPSRWTALVAVLVLLAGCSGMPSAYDLPLPGGADVGDRPYRVTVEFDDALDLVPQAAVKVADVPVGRVEEIGLSEDGSVALVRLLVNGDVRLPVDARGLLRQSSLLGEKYVELAAGDGGAGGGGAGALVDGAVVPVARTNRNPEVEEVLGALSMLLNGGGIGQVQDISRELGAAFDGNTEQARSLLSTADEFVRRLDERRADITRAVDGLARLSAVLEAQEPGIAEVLDGLEPGLRVLEEQRGQLVGLLGALDRLSGVAVDTVENSREDLVADLEALEPVLRELAEAGQDLPRSLELLLTFPFTDAVLDGVKGDYLNTYLELKGGPR
- a CDS encoding MCE family protein, with amino-acid sequence MTRRPALIGAFGLVALAVALALGLDAVPLTSGTRYRAEFAEAAGLEPDDEVRVSGMKVGEVSRVELRGDRVLVEFRVRGLALGDRSTADIRIKTLLGQKFLALGSAGRDPLDPATPIPLERTTSPYDVVDAFNGLAGTLGDLDAEQLAESFRVLSDSFRDTPEHVRGALDGLTSLSRTISTRDQELRTLLDGTEQVSGALAERADDVTAIVEDGNRLLAEINRRRAAISGLLDGARELSRQLSGLVADNDARLRPALEQVERVTDLLRREQAAFERGLSLAGPYYRLLSDATGAGPWVDTYVCGLVVTTERRDCPTGGR
- a CDS encoding MCE family protein; protein product: MFRSVAQRRRYALLARVMVLVLLAATAVWWVFLQPQGIRFTARFASAVGVYPESDVRVLGVRVGRVLSVVPERDSVRVEVELDHGVRVPADVRAAVVAPSVVADRYLQLTPAHTGGEPLAAGAVVPLERTAASIELDQLYGSLERLLDALGPDGANRGGALSDLLGTGASALDGNGARLGEAVRELASATRVLSGSRDDLFGAVDHLEEFTGALASVDEQVGLLAGQLADVAGFFAAERGDLEALLGELASALEAVRGFVGDNRGRLKSTVDDLAELTGVLAAQRGSLDEAIRSAPRALHNVIDAYDPESGRLTVRANLTEFVSDLLSVPGGPR